GCTACCGCGATCTGGGCCACTACATGCGCCTGATCAACTACTGCCTGATTGTTGGCGGTACAGGCCCTCTCGATGAGTGGGGAATCGCTGGTGCTCGTGAGGTTTACCGCGGCTTAGGTCTGCCTACTTCCGCTTACGTGGAAGCTCTCACCTACACCCGTGACCGCGCTTGTGCACCTCGTGACATGAGCCCCCAGGCTCTGAACGAGTTCAAGTCCTACCTCGATTACACCATCAACGCTCTTTCCTGAAGACGTTGGTTTAGGTCCTTAAACGGAACGAAAGGAGGCCAATTGGCCTCCTTTTTTTATGCCATTTCCTAAGCTAGCGAGGCAGTGGATTGGTTTTCTAGTAGATTTATATGGACGATTTGATGGGTTTCAAGCGTCTTTCATTGCTTTGATTTCATGGCTTCTTCGAATGACCAGCGTCGTGAATTGGATGATCTCTTCGCTGATCTAGCCCATCCCAATCCGAGGATTCAGCAAGAGGCTTATACAGCAATGGTTGATGATTGGCCGGAAGAATCTGTTCCACGCTTGTTGTCTTTACTCGATCAACCAGATGTTTCTTTGCGCCGCGCCGCGGTGCGAGGTTTAGGTGCTTTTGGAGTGTCGACTCTGCACCCTCTAGCTGACTTATTTGCTCAGAGCACCGATGGAACGGTGCGGGCAAGTTGTGTGAAAGCCTATGCGCAGATCGCCTCAAACTATCCAGAGCAAGACTTCAGCTCCGAGGCGATGTCTCTCTTGGAAGTTGCTCTCGATGATGTCTCGCCAGTTGTTTCTCAGTCTGCCGTGATGGCATTGGGCCAAGTGGGCACGCAAGCACTCCCTCTTTTGATTCGCATTTGCAAGGGTGGCAATATTGCTCATATTCAGTCTGCAGCGATGGCATTAGCAGAAATTCCAGATCCTGCGGCGGAACAGTGCTTAAGAGAC
This portion of the Synechococcus sp. ROS8604 genome encodes:
- the cpeA gene encoding class 1 C-phycoerythrin subunit alpha, translating into MKSVVTTVVTAADAAGRFPSQNDLEAVQGNIQRAAARLEAAEKLASGLDAVTKEAGDACFNKYPYLKQPGEAGENQTKVDKCYRDLGHYMRLINYCLIVGGTGPLDEWGIAGAREVYRGLGLPTSAYVEALTYTRDRACAPRDMSPQALNEFKSYLDYTINALS
- a CDS encoding HEAT repeat domain-containing protein; its protein translation is MASSNDQRRELDDLFADLAHPNPRIQQEAYTAMVDDWPEESVPRLLSLLDQPDVSLRRAAVRGLGAFGVSTLHPLADLFAQSTDGTVRASCVKAYAQIASNYPEQDFSSEAMSLLEVALDDVSPVVSQSAVMALGQVGTQALPLLIRICKGGNIAHIQSAAMALAEIPDPAAEQCLRDILADPETDPLSRETVDASLSRLIGQR